The following is a genomic window from Nitrospira sp..
TATTGATCTCGCTCGGCCGGCATGATTGACTAGAGACGCCCCATCACCCCCAAGGGAGGCCCACATGCGACGGACAATCGGACTACTGACACTAGCCCTGGCGCTGACAAGCCTCAGCGGTTGCAGTTACCTCTTTTATCCACGCGCCGCCGACTATGCCACGCAGGCCAAGGGCGCGAACGGCGTGGAGACCATGATCAACCTGACGAATATGATGGAAGCCACCGCCGCGAAAGCCAAAGGCGGCATAGGCAAAGACAATGCGCTGGACGATTATCATAACCAGCTTCATGCACTGCTGGACTCGTTTTGCGACGTGACTAAGGAACAGGCCAAAACCCCGGCCTATGACCTGGCGGTCACACACAAGAAGGAATTGACCGCGATTTTCTGGCGGCTGTGGAAATTCAAAGACGACCAGCCGCAACGCGATCAGCATCTGGACCTCTCGATCGCGGAACTGAAAGAACTGCGGGAGACCCTGCAGCTCTTGAAATAAGGATCGGACGGAGGCCGGCGATGACCGTTGCGCACAGTGAACAGGGTGCCGTCACTCTGTTGATCGGCACCAGAAAAGGCGCCTTCACGCTCAAGAGCGATGCGGGCCGGCGAGCCTGGACGCTGTCGGCGCCGATCTTCCTCGGCCACATCGTCCACCATGTCGTAGCCGACCCGCGCG
Proteins encoded in this region:
- a CDS encoding conserved exported protein of unknown function (Evidence 4 : Unknown function but conserved in other organisms; MaGe:77309823), translating into MRRTIGLLTLALALTSLSGCSYLFYPRAADYATQAKGANGVETMINLTNMMEATAAKAKGGIGKDNALDDYHNQLHALLDSFCDVTKEQAKTPAYDLAVTHKKELTAIFWRLWKFKDDQPQRDQHLDLSIAELKELRETLQLLK